The sequence aaaaataataatgtgtttATACAtgtaaaattgacaaaattttaatattagataTTTCTGAATGGTGGAATTAGATGTAATTTTCATATTATTCtttaattcacttatttaatatttacaagcaccttctttgtgccaggcagtggtcaaaacaaataaatttttgctTTCATGGATGTTACATACCATAGTGGAAAAAGACAGGCAATAAAATAAGTATGTGCAACATATGTCCTATTAAAAGGTGACAAGTGCTGTGGACAAAAGTGATGCAAGGAAGTGGGACAGGGACTGCTGTGGGAGTGGGTTGCAATTTTCAATAGGGTAGTCAGGAATGGTCTCGCAtgaaaggtgacatttgaggaCAGGTCAAATTTGAGGAAATTATAAAGTAAGTCATGCCAAAATCCTGGGAAAGCACACTCCAGACTGAAGAAACAGCAAGTCAGAGGTTCTGAGGTggagtttggggggaggggaggcgtaTCTAAGGATCAGGAGGCCAGAAGGACCGAACAGAATGAGTGAGATGGGATATAGTAGGATAAGGGGTCAGAGAGTGGAAAGCTGTAGGAGTTGGGGCATATGGATAGGGTCATGTGGACCTTTacagataaacaagaaaaaagtttAGCTCTTTAAGTAACAGAGAAGTCATCAATGGTTTTGAGAAGACGAAGATGATGTGACTATATTTTAACCAGATCATTCTGGATGCTCAGCTGAGAATAAACGAAGATGGGACAAAAACAGAAGACCAATAAAGAGGCTACAGCTCTAACAtgggcaagagatgatggtggcatgGGTCTAGGTGGTAGAGTTTGGGTCTAGGTGGTAGAGTTTGGGTCTGGCAATTTCATGATGGCAGAGCTAATCCAGACTTGTTAACAGATTGGATGTGGaatatgagagaaaatatttgtaaagtattaCAAATCCAAGATTTTGGACCAGAGACCGGAAAATAGAATTACAATTAACTGAGATTGggttgtggggtggggagagggctgtgGTGAAGATCAGGAATCAGTCTGGGATGTTATGTGTAAGGTGATACTAGGACATGAAAGCAGAGCTGCAGCAGGGGCACAGGCTGCTGGAGAGAGGAGCCTAGCGTTCATGAGAAAGATAAGTGTAGAGATTATTGATATATAGATGGGATTTAAAGACAAGAAAGCTGGGTAGCTAAAGAGAAACTCTCAAAGAAGAACGAGGGAACAGCTGCTTAGGTGCAGGGGAGACCATGAAAGTGGCGAGTCCTGGGAGTGCAGTGATCCACTGTGTCAAATGCTATTCAGAGGTCAAATACGATGAGACCTGACTCAGGATCATTACTATCTTTGGTGATCATGACAAGAGTTATTTTATTGGCATGATTGGGTGAGTTGAAAAGGAAAGACATCGGAAGCAGAGAGTATAAACATGCCAGCCTGAAAAGATTAATACTACATAGTGTATgagtccaactatatgacattctgtaaacagcaaaattatagaaatagtaAAAAGGTCAGTGGTAGTCAGGGGCTTGAGGGgataaggaagagagggagggatgaataggtggagcacaggggatttttagggcagcaaaactactctgtatgatactgcaATGATGGATAAATAACATGCCTTTGTCAAGATCCATAGAAatgtagagaaaatgtgaaccctaatataaactatggactttattttaaaataatgtatcaatattggttcatcaattgttacaaatgtaccacactaatgcagaTATTAATAGGGGAAAGTATGTATATATGGTGGGGGGCAGAGGGTATATAGAAACTCTATATTTTTTGCTCAACTTtcctataaacctaaaactgctctttacAAGTCTATTAACATTTCCAAACTACTCTTGAGCTTTGCtgtaaagggaaggagagaaatgagGTAAGCTGTGGAAGGAGAAAGTTGACACAAAGGTTTTATTTAAGATGAAAGAAATATGGTTATATGCTAAGGGAACGCAATAGGGAGAAAAAGTTAATGGtgtagaaggaaaaaaggagtaaTAGCCCTTCGTAGGAAGGAGGGGATGGATTCTGATGCACAGATGGAGAAGTCAACTtttgtaggagcagcatcagacCACCCAGTCTCAGGAGAGATGCAGGTATATAAGGGTAGTAGCTTGAGGAATTCTCTTCGGCTCCTTCTCTCAATGAAATAGGAAGCTACATGATAAGCTGagagtggggatggggaaggagacACTTGAGAAAAGAGAACACCTTTTCCATAATCTGAATATTTTTACCATGCACATGATTTATattcataaacattttaattttgactatttttaagtaaaatataaaaaattaatcccCTGCATTTTTGGTTCCAGGTTTGTTTTGGATGCCACCCATTCAATGTATTCAGAAGAGACTTGAATTTGGTTAAGCCAATTAGGCAGAGAAGCAGTATCAGGAGAGGCTTCTGTTTTTCTAGGGAGATCTGATAGGTGCACAGTGGCTCTGGATCATCATCTTGACCCTAGGCCTAGGCTAACTTGGTGGTATTTTTCAGACAACAGATGGCAAAGGTTGTAGCAAGAACAGCTCTCTTGACAACCTGGTCTCCTGTGCTGTTCTGGGAGCCATCTCTGGATATCCAGCCTATAGTCTGTTCTTCCAGACTTTGCAACAGTTCATAAGCATGTAATTCTCTATATTAAATCATATTTCTTAAACTAAGTAGAATGCAATAGATTCCTGACTGGTCCACCAAAGAACCATCATCATTACACTCAGTGTGAAATCAATTAAGGATGAGATCAACAAACAGCTAGGAGTCATAAACATCTGCTAAGATTAATCATGAAGTCATGGAGAAAAGAAATGTTTCCATGACCTTTTTCTCATGAAAATGACCTGCTTTCTTTGCCTTCCTCTACATACCCATGGAAGAAAAATTTACAgtttaattccttttaaaatataagtataatATCTCTTTTAGTGATATTTTTCaactctttgatatcttcagaaTCTTGAGTTTACATCCCTAAATCATTTTTGAAACCATAGTAAAGAAATTACTCTGTTGCTTAGAATGGTTACCCTTATTATagttattcaaaaaaaaatgaaactctttATATTCACTTTATAGACCCATATATGTGTTGGACACTATGAGTATCTACAACATGAACTCTAATCGTTTAAACATTCACTTATTATAACCCAGTCAATTTGACCTATGCTGTGATCCTCAAATATACCAAGTTCATTACTATCTTCAGATTTTTGCAATACCTGTTCCATCTGCCTAGAAGGTTCTGCCTGCCGATGTTTGTGTAGTTGGCATATTCCATTTATCCAGATATCAGGCAAAACATCACCTCCTCATAAAGGCCCTGCTTCAAGACTAAAAGTAAATTCATTACCCACATCTCACACTTATTATCAGATATTTTGCTTCTCTTTATAGTATCTTCAGGAATATATGTCTTCTTGAAAACAtgctgtttattttctacattgttGGCTGTCTACTCCTACTAGATTGTAATTTCAGAGAGCAATAACTTTACCTATCTCAATATAGCTCTTTCTCCCAGGGCCTAGAATAGTCTTGACAAATGGGAGGTGATCAATAAATGtagtgtttaaaaaatgaataagttaATTTCAGATGAAATTCTCCAGTCTtggttttcttattcatttttcccACTTTTTATCAGGCTAAGTGCTGATTAAACAACATTTTCACCGACGCTTTTACTTCCTGGTTGTTAAGGGTATAAATCACAGGGTTCAACAAAGGAAAGATTACAGTGTGAAAGAGAGAAACCAACCACCTTGTCAGCTGGGAAGGCTCTGAAGGGGCAGGTGTAGATGAAGATGCCAGGcccaaaaataagaaatataacgATGATATGGGTGGTGCATGTGGACACAGCCTTGCTCTTCCCCTCAAAGGAGGAACCACATTCACGGCAGAAGGTGACTGCATAGGAGGCCAGAAGCCTCAAGAAACACAGGAGGGTGAGCAGACCACTGTTGAAGACCATCACGAGCTCCACCACAAAGGTGTCTGTGCAGGCCAGCTTGATGACCTGTGGCACATCACAGAAGAAGTTGTCCAGTCAGTTTGGGTCACAGAAGGGCAAGCGGAGGATGAAGGCCACCTGGATAATGGAGTGGACAAAGTCTCCAAGCCACAGAGCCAACAGCAAGGCATAGCAGGTTCTAGGGTTCATGACAGTTGAATAGTGTAAAGGACGACAGATGGCAATGTAGTGGTCAAACGCCATCACAACAAGGAGtaacccctcccctcctccaaggAAGTGCAAGTAAAAGAGCTGAATGATGCAGCCTCTATAGGAGATCACCTTCTTCTCAGAGAGGAAGTCCACCAGCATCCTGGGAGCCACAATGAAGGAGTAGGATGCATCCAGGAAGGCCAAGTTGCCCAGAAAGTAGAGGGGGGCCGTGAGGCCAGGGTCTGACctgatggtgaagatgatgagGAGATTGCCAGGGAGGATGAGGTAGAAAACTAAAACTAGCACAAAGACCAGGAGCTGAATATTTTGAGACTGGGTCAGACCAGCAAGAATAAATTCTGTCACCACAGTACTGTTCTCATGCTCCATCCTCTCTGCGGGCAGTACATAAAGAAGCAGAGTTTATTATTACAATTTCTTACAACTATACCCGAGTTGTTCTCCAGCTAAAAATATCTGACATATTCACCATTTCAGTGTTTCAACCCTCTCCAATATCCTGGGCAAACTCCAAACATTTCCTTCctctatatttaaaacaaacaaataaaacactgtTCTCAAAGATGCAGTCTTATTCCCATTCAGCCATGTGCTTCTATACCACTGCTGTTCACTGTCAGAGTCTAGTATCATACACCTTCTTGGGATTCCTGCCTTCTTGAGTCATAGAAAATTTTCCTGATTGAGATAGAACACAACTCCAATTAGTAagatctttacattttaaaaaatttatttattttatttatttatttttggctgcgttgggtcttcgttgctgtgcatgggctttctctagttgcggcgagtgggggctactcttcattgcggtgcaccggcttctcattgtggtggcttctcatgctgcggagcacgggctctaggtgcacgggcgtcagtagttgtggctcacaggctctagagtgcaggctcagtagttgtggcgcatgggcttagttgccctgtggcatatgggatcttcccagaccagggctcgaacccatgtcccctgcattggcaggcgaattcttaaccactgcgccaccagggaagcccaagatcttTACATTTTGATGGTTGTACTGTGCTTGAGATTTAGCAGTTTTCTTGGAATTACACACATTTTCTCCTCATCCACCAACCCAAACTTTTTACTGAGTATTATGCTTTCTTCAGCTCTTGTGGAATTCCCAGTTCCTGCCTGCTAACTCTCTGCCTtgctctctgttttctcttattGCCCTCCTCTGACCTGGCGTCCTTGTATTACCCTGACTCCAAGCTGGTCACCAGTTTCCAACAATAACTTTACTTTTCTCCTAACTTAGAGGTAGGCTCCAGCTGTATCCCTGGTGATATAGCACCACTTACATAGCCACTCTTCACCTTGTCCATGCAGCTTCATAACACTCTCTCAGTCTCAATTCCTTTCTAAATTCTCCCCATCTCCATCTTTCCCTGAAACCAGCATGACGCCCAAGGGAGAGCCTTTGACAAACAACAGGTTACTATATAAATTTGCcaggataaattttttaaattaattatgtcAACACATAAAATCATAGCATAGAAGAGGGAGAAGTAACAATAAAGATCCTATAATCTACTGATTACTTTCAAAGACAAGAGAACTAAAGCTACCGTGGTAGCAGCACTTAAGTttagaatgttttctttattgttaCTATTGACAAGTAGTAGAAGAACGCAGGTGTGTATAATCCAGtgtaaatacataaagaaattatttgcacAGCTTTAATCAATGAATGCTGTTTTTTGTGTACTTgaataacaaaaaatattacTAGCCTAAAATCACTCCTTAACAGAGCTTAGAATTAGAAGTTTAACCCTGTATAATTAAAACACTAGTTATTGGGGGAGGTGGAATCCAGATGTAAGGCTCAGTCTGTTTAGTGGTGGGTGCTTATTCTAGAAGTGTCATGTGATGATCCActgaagagtgaaaagaaatagtATTAAGTATGTATTGCATGTATATAatgatgcatatatgtgtatatatcattggcttttaattttattcttttcaaaatgctacttttaatatatataatatattaatataatggcATACagacattataaatatatgtgcatatatttaaggcaaatgctcaaaaatattttgttgtgggtatgaaatgtttttaaatatgaaaattgcTAATCTACAGAAAAATACAATGTAGTATATATTAATATTCCCCATACCATTTAATTAAATACCATTTAATTAAATAGCACAATTGTCTTCAAGCAATCTCCAGGTTTTATGTAACTCTCACAATGTTGCCATTCTTCCCATTCCCATAAAACATTAATTGACCATTCTTGTCattgttcataaatatttgttctcaCACAGGGAACCTTAGATTTTGAAATCTCTTCTAACTCTTTATGATGCAATGGAGAAAGTGCCATGGAGATTTGAGACTGCCACACCCTACTGAATATTTCCAAGGGGAGTATTAGAATGTCAACAGAATTTGGCAAGGAAAAATACCAGAACTTTGTAAAGgacaaatattttagaatatgtcATGTAATGCCACACTGGCTTAATCCTGAATTCTAACACCAAAATCCTATCAGTGAGTGAGAAAATACAACCCTATTTGGAAGCCTATTAGTTAGGTCAAAAGTAAATAGAAGGTTAAGAAAAGTTCATTTACATcttataataacatcaaaaagggaaaaaatgtaaataaatggtgAGAGGTTGTTGATATATATACCAAGGAAATAAGAAGGGTCAGGATGAGGATGAGACAAGTGAGGTAGGTATTGCTTCGGGCACAAAGTTAACCATGATACTAAAAACCttagtaatcaagataaataatattttaatgcaatattttaaaagtcaaagtttatgtaaaaattatgaacagaatatcttaaaaaaaaaaaaaagacagcaacattacagatttttccttttgcctcagggTCCAATATGGCTCAACATAACACTATTACTAATCCagactttatttaaaatgtagtatttattttgtttatcatgaatttttattttttaaaatattgattggacctagagaatatagTACTTAGGAAATTAtgtcagagagaaagacaaatattgtatgatatcacttatatgttgaatttaaaaatataacaaatgaatgtttatgcaaaacagaaacagactcacagatatagaacacaaactagtggttaccaaaggggaaagggcaaaTTAGGGTTATGGGTTTAAGAGATACAAACCagtatgtgtaaaatagataagcaataaggatatatggtatagcacagggattatagccattatcttgtaataacttttaatggtgTGTATCTGTAAAATTACTGAATcaatatgctgtacacctgaaactaataaaatattgtccATCAACTGCACTTCAAAAAattgattagaatattgtttattACTAAGTTTTTTTGTCACTCCCTTAGATATGTACTTAGGTGGAGTAAAAGCCCCATCTTGGAGTAGGTTAGAGTTCTGCCAAAAAAAAGTGTTTGACTTTGAAAAATGTGATATTTTTCCATAATTATAAACATAATCTGAGACTTTCCTCACTTCTTAACGTTCATCCCAATACATAAGATAAAATTAATCTGCAGACCTAAGCTAGTTCTTATAATGGAGTTTTTTTAAAGTGgggtatttttgatttttaaaaatattaaggtaGTGTTTATCTCTATTACTGAGTTTTTTGACACATCCTTAGATTTTGCACCCAACTCAACAACTACTTATTGGGTGTCTACCCTGAGCCTGGCAGTATTGTGTCAGCAATGCAATACAGACAAGAGAAAAGCCCTTTCCTTACATTCCAATGccgggagacagacaataaacaaacaagcaggAAAGAAAACATCAGATAGTAATGAGCTTTAGGATGAAAATATAACAGAGTGTGAGTTGGAGAGAGCTTGGGAAAGAGATTGCTGTTCTAGAAAGGGTGGTCAGAGAGGGTCTTTCTGGGGAGGTTTTATTAAAGTAAGATCTGAGTGTCTAAAAGAAACCATTCCAGTAAGAGGCCACCAAAAACAAAGATCTGTATAATACCAAACAATAACATCCACCATTTTCTGAAAAGGCTAGTAAAGTACTCTTcacttttccaattaaaaaaaaaaaaaagaaagaaagaaggatctGGTGTGTTGAGGAACAGAAAAGAGGTCAGGGTGCCAAGAGAGTGAAAAAATTTATACAGAGAGAAAATTCCTTCCCATGTCTTGTCCCTCATCTATATTTCCCCTGACACAAACCTCACAATAGAAAATAGCTATTACTCTTTGTGTATCTTCCCAAAAGCACTATGCATAGAAAAGCAAATGTCATTATATATTCCTTTCTCCCtattaataaacaaatatgatAAATATCTAAAAGTGgggattatttaaataaattttaataactgcATACAATTTAATACTTCAcaggcatttaaaatattatatatatacaatatgtatgtatatgtgacaTGTACATTCATGTATAATATAGgttccagaatatttttaagaCAGCAAGTTAAAAAGCAGCATATATAATATGTCcttatatttaaacaaaaagtTTGAGCATGTGgcaaaaatgtggaaaaatatatttcagaatgtTATATACATtctctgaacttttaaaaaattgtgtatatATCTCATAATTCCTGTCTACCACAAAGTCAGTTTCTgaagttattattgttattaacatTGGctcctatttaaaattttccaagtcTGCtttctacaataaaaaataataatgtattcaTCTACTCATTCACTTCTTACTAGCCATTATTGAGAATCTACCAGAGCAAGTCATTGTGCTAAGAGATGAAATACAGATTTAACAATACAAACTCTAATTTCAGCGAAGGCAAAAAATTGTAAATACAGACACACAATTAAAATAATGGTGAGATGTTTTATAAAAGAACTGTGCTTAGAGTATCATAAGAGCAAAGAGGAATGAACACCATATGTGCATTGGAAATATATCAAGAAGCAGGAAGCACTATGGCTGTCTTCACTGAAATGATCatcaacaaatggtaaaggagaGAATAGTGTGCAAAGTCATAGAAGAATCAAACCCCATGCCTGTGCAGAAACAGTAAGAGGCAAGATTGGAAAAATGGGTAATTTCTAACAGATTGTATTTGATTAAATTTACAATTCATcagaagaaattcaggagatacCCATTAGACTGCTGTTTTACACTATATGTAAAGGATATATCTAGCTGACTTGATAAAATTTACAACTTCTCAGTGTATAGTTGCTATGTGCTGCAGATATATCATCagaatttttcaacatttttcaaaagtatACTCTTATGTTTGAAATTCAAAACTTATTATGGCATTCAACATGGCAGGTATTAATCTGATAGACTTTATTCTGGGATATAGGACAAATTTCAACACGTTTTTAAGATTGAGATCATACTAAATATGTTCTtggaccacaatggaattaaactataaATGTATCAGGCATATTctcaaatattcaggaaaaaaacacacTCTGAATAACCCATGAGTAAGAAAGTCAAAGTagagattagaaaatatttttaatggaatgaaaatgtgaacacaacatataaaaatatgcaaTATGTAGATAAAGCAGTGCTTGAAGGGAAATTTGTAGCATCAACTGATTTTATTTAAAGGGTTTATAAGAAAGAatttaaatcaataatttaatcttccaatttagaaaaagaacattaaatccaaagaaagaagaaattaaataatatagaTGAGAagaaatatacacattttttacacagagaaaaacaaacgaaaccaaaagctagttccttgtaaagaacaataaaattcataaaaatttagCCACTTtcgtcaggaaaaaaaaagagattacacAGATCAATAATATCAGAAGTTAAATTAGGGCAATTATTACAAAtattacagaaattaaaagaatgCTAAGGGAACATTCTGAGCAATttcatgccaataaatttgataacttaggTTGAATGTACAATATTCTGAGTCCATTAATTACCAAAACTaattcaagaagaaacagataacttGAATAGctgtatatatgtaaaagaaatttaatgtgtacttaaaaatcttcccacaaagcaATCTTCAGACCCAAATGGCTCGGCTGATGAAATCTGCCAAACagttattcaagaaaaaaatctaactcaacacaaactctttcagaaaatagattattaaagggataatatttttaataatctctGTAATTCCTTCTGGTACACATTAAGTTATTTAGAAGCATATgacttaatttgcaaatatttggggAATATATTTCTCTTGTCAATTGTTTCTAATTCAGATTCACTGAGGTCAGAGCATATATTCTGTATGAAATATAGTAAGACTTTTATGGGCTAGCATATGGTCTATCTTTGAGACTGactcatgtgcacttgaaaagaatgtgtgctTGTCATTGATGAGTGCAGTACTCTATAAACAGCAACTGGTCAAGTTTGTTGATAGTGCTGTTCAAATATCCTGTATCTCTACTGATGGAAGCTCACATAtactatcaattttttttaaaaagtttttaatctcAGTGTATGCTGTTGGgttctctatttcttcatttagATATGTTTAGATATCTACAGCTCAGCACATAGAATGGTCTCCTACTCCATAAAAGATTTTATACTTAATTTCTCACATTAAACCCCGTTATACTTAAAATAACTAGAGTGATTTATGTAATCTCCAACAGAATCTATAGTACCAGTAAGTATCATTACCATAATCGGATTGAAATCAATTGAGGACAAGTTTTAACATCCAGGGAGGATTTGTAATAACCCATTAGTAATAATCATGAAGCACTGAAATACAATCAAGTGAAATAATTTCATGACATTTTTTCAATAAAactaattattttcctttcttatcaGTCTACCAACTTTGAGGGAGGAAAGAATATATGTTTTCAACAATTTTCAAGCTTTTTAAATTGCTCAAAACAGGTCTGCAGAATAACATTTGGCTTTTAATGATGTTTTGCCAGTTACTGATCTCTACCCAGAATCCTGATGATATACCTCTAAATCAGGGCTCCCCACCCCCCGGGCTGCGGATCAGTAtcggtccacggcctgttaggaactgggtggcacagcaggaggtgagcggtgggtgaatgagtgaagcttcatctgccgctccccattgctccccatcgctcgcattaccaccacccctaccacccccccacctcccagccccccaacccccatccatggaaaaattatcttctatgaaactggtccctggtcccaaaaaggttggggacaacTGATCTAAATCATGGAAGAAACAATTACAGATAAGTCAGCTCTCTTGCTTAAAGTATTGAGATGAATTCTTACTgcaattagaataaaataaaacttcttaTCTCAGCCTAAGAGACCTTAGTTATTTGACCCTTACAGTCACATAGAACTTAACACCTAAAATCTCTCACACTTACTCATTATACTCCAACCACTCTGGTGTTTCTTTTATGTTCTTTAAACACActaagtgtattctcttgttatgCATAACTTTCCCCCATTAGTTACAACAGCACCTGAAAAATGGAAGGAACTCAATGAAAaacagtatttgttaaatgaatgaatgatttgtaGCCAGAATTTCCCCTTCATGACTTCCTATTATAAAATCCATTCAACAAATCACATGCCGGCTCAATACTCTCCTCATGGAAGCTCTCACTTCCTGGTTGCGAAGGGTGTAAATCACAGGGTTCATCAAAGGAAAGATCACTGTGTGGAAAAAGGAAACCACCTTGTTTGCTGATAAGGCTCGGAAGGGGCAAGTGTAGATAAAGATAGCAGGTCCAAACATGAGAAACATAATGATGACGTGAGTGGTGCATGTGGACAGTGCCTTGCTCTTCCCTTCAGAAGCAGACCCACGTACACGGCAGAGGATGACTGCATAGGAAGCCAAAAGCCCCAGGAAACACAGGAGGGTGAGCAAACCACTGTTGAAGACCATCACGAGCTCCACCACAAAGGTGTCTGTGCAGGCCAGCTTGATGACCTGTGGCACATCACAGAAGAAGTTGTCCAGTCGGTTTGGGCCACAGAAGGGCAAGCGGAGGATGAAGGCCACCTGGATAATGGAGTGGACAAAGCCTCCAAGCCACAGAGCCAACAGCAAGGCATAGCAGGTTCTAGGGTTCATGACAGCTGAATAGTGTAAAGGACGACAGATGGCAATGTAGCGGTCAAACGCCATCACAACAAGGAGtaacccctcccctcctccaaggAAGTGCAAGAAAAAGAGCTGAGTGATGCAGCCTCTATAGGAGATCACCTTCTTCTCAGAGAGGAAGTCCACCAGCATCCTGGGAGCCACAATGAAGGAGTAGGATGCATCCAGGAAGGCCAAGTTGCCCAGAAAGAAGTAGAGGGGGGCTGTGAGGCCAGGGTCTGACctgatggtgaagatgatgagGAAATTGCCAGGGAGGATGATGAGGTAGAAAATTAAGATCAGGACAAAGACCAGGAGTTGAATATTTTGAGACTGGGTCAGACCAAGGAGGATGAATTCTGTCACCACTGTGCTATTTTCTATCTTCATCTCCTCTGCCTGTAGTATATCAGGGAGTAGAGAGGTTATTTCCAATTCTTCCATCTAGATCATAGTTCTTCTCAAGCTAAAAGCTGTGTATTCTACATCTATGTTATACCATCACTCTCCCACAAACGAAGAAATCTCTTCTACCCTTTATTCTTCTATAAATCATTAAGTGCCAGCACCCAAGTCTTGAAGCCACACTCTTCTGCTTCTGTCCTGTGCTCCTATTTAACTGCTCTCTCATGCAGCACTCTGCCCTGCCCTGGATTTGTTTATGATTTACATGAGGCATATGAACATTTTTCTGACTGAGAAAAAAACTTAAACACAGATACTAAATTCTTCAAGTTTTTATTTGaatgggggggtgggtggtggtgaggtGAGGATTGACAGCAAAGAGGAATGACAGAGCTTTTTATGGTAACAGAAACATTCCATATCTCAATTGTAACGGTTACAAGTGTCTTTTTTGCCCAAAATTTATTGAACCATTAAACTATACAGAAATTGGTagatttactgtatgtaaattataccttaagaaTGTTTacctaaaaagttttttaa comes from Balaenoptera ricei isolate mBalRic1 chromosome 2, mBalRic1.hap2, whole genome shotgun sequence and encodes:
- the LOC132360528 gene encoding olfactory receptor 4N4C, which codes for MKIENSTVVTEFILLGLTQSQNIQLLVFVLILIFYLIILPGNFLIIFTIRSDPGLTAPLYFFLGNLAFLDASYSFIVAPRMLVDFLSEKKVISYRGCITQLFFLHFLGGGEGLLLVVMAFDRYIAICRPLHYSAVMNPRTCYALLLALWLGGFVHSIIQVAFILRLPFCGPNRLDNFFCDVPQVIKLACTDTFVVELVMVFNSGLLTLLCFLGLLASYAVILCRVRGSASEGKSKALSTCTTHVIIMFLMFGPAIFIYTCPFRALSANKVVSFFHTVIFPLMNPVIYTLRNQEVRASMRRVLSRHVIC